The following proteins are co-located in the Urocitellus parryii isolate mUroPar1 chromosome 15, mUroPar1.hap1, whole genome shotgun sequence genome:
- the B3gnt9 gene encoding UDP-GlcNAc:betaGal beta-1,3-N-acetylglucosaminyltransferase 9, with protein sequence MRRRLRLRRDASLTLLLSAALGLLLYAQRDGAAPTTSMPQARGREAQRPTPGPRAFQVLDSGAAPPAYEGDTPPSPTPTGSFDFRRYLRAKDQRRFSLLINQPHKCRGDGAPGGRPDLLIAVKSVAADFERRQAVRQTWGAEGRVQGALVRRVFLLGVPRSASTNKAYPEGVGTQTHWRALLHAESHAYSDILLWAFDDTFFNLTLKEIHFLAWASAFCPNVRFVFKGDADVFVHVGNLLEFLASKDPAQDLLAGDVIVQARPIRARASKYYIPEAVYGLPAYPAYAGGGGFVLSGATLHRLASACAQVELFPIDDVFLGMCLQRLRLTPEPHPAFRTFGISQPSAAPHLSTFDPCFYRELVVVHGLSAADIWLMWRLLHGSHGPVCAHRQPVAAGPFQWGS encoded by the coding sequence TGCGCCTACGCCGGGATGCGTCACTCACGCTGCTCCTCAGCGCCGCCCTTGGCCTCTTACTGTATGCACAGCGCGACGGCGCGGCCCCCACTACTAGCATGCCGCAAGCGCGAGGGCGGGAGGCACAAAGACCCACCCCAGGTCCCCGAGCATTCCAGGTACTGGACTCTGGCGCAGCCCCACCGGCCTACGAAGGGGACACGCCGCCATCGCCCACTCCCACCGGCTCTTTTGATTTCCGCCGCTACTTGCGCGCCAAGGACCAGCGGCGCTTTTCACTCCTCATTAACCAACCTCACAAGTGCCGTGGTGATGGTGCACCTGGTGGCCGACCTGACCTGCTCATAGCTGTCAAGTCGGTGGCAGCTGACTTCGAGAGGCGACAAGCTGTGCGCCAGACGTGGGGTGCCGAGGGTCGCGTGCAGGGGGCCCTTGTACGCCGTGTGTTCCTGCTGGGGGTGCCCAGGAGTGCAAGCACCAATAAGGCTTACCCGGAGGGGGTGGGCACACAGACACACTGGCGTGCACTGCTGCATGCTGAGAGCCATGCATATTCGGACATCTTGCTCTGGGCCTTCGATGACACTTTTTTCAACTTAACACTTAAGGAGATCCACTTTCTGGCCTGGGCCTCAGCCTTTTGCCCCAACGTGcgctttgtttttaaaggtgatGCTGATGTATTTGTACACGTGGGGAACCTGCTGGAGTTCCTAGCATCGAAGGATCCTGCGCAGGACTTGCTTGCAGGTGACGTAATAGTGCAGGCGAGGCCAATCCGTGCTAGGGCCAGTAAGTACTACATCCCAGAGGCTGTGTATGGCCTGCCTGCCTATCCAGCCTACGCAGGTGGTGGTGGTTTTGTTCTTTCTGGAGCTACGCTGCACCGCCTGGCAAGTGCCTGTGCACAGGTTGAGCTCTTTCCCATCGATGATGTCTTTCTAGGCATGTGTCTGCAGCGCCTCCGGCTCACACCTGAGCCTCACCCAGCTTTCCGTACCTTTGGCATTTCCCAGCCTTCTGCAGCACCACACCTGAGCACCTTCGACCCCTGCTTCTACCGCGAATTGGTTGTAGTACATGGGCTCTCAGCTGCTGACATCTGGCTTATGTGGCGCCTGCTGCATGGGTCACATGGGCCAGTCTGTGCACATAGGCAGCCAGTTGCTGCAGGCCCCTTCCAGTGGGGCTCTTAG